One Tetrapisispora phaffii CBS 4417 chromosome 3, complete genome DNA segment encodes these proteins:
- the ARO1 gene encoding pentafunctional protein ARO1p (similar to Saccharomyces cerevisiae ARO1 (YDR127W); ancestral locus Anc_8.287): MVPLVKVPILGKESIHVGYNISGNIISTIINHCKSSTYVIVNDDNILKVPYFQEFSENFESSLPDDARVLKYVVTPGEASKNRHTKEEIEDYLLNEGCTRDTVIIAVGGGVIGDMLGFVASTFMRGVRVVQVPTTLLSMVDSSIGGKTAVDTELGKNFIGAFWQPEFVLVDIKWLESLPKREFINGIAEVIKTACIWNADEFQRLENNANAFLDVVNNQKKIKVENKNTGKIDEISNTNIELILEHTYKLVLESIKVKAEVVSADERESSLRNLLNFGHTIGHAYEAILTPQALHGECVSIGMIKEAELSRYWGILSPTQVVRLTKILSAYGLPISPDEKWFKELTINKETPLDTLLSKMSIDKKNDGSKKKSVILESIGKCYGKSAHVVSDEDLRFILTDEALVYPFTASENKKDLVITPPGSKSISNRALILASLGEGTCRIKNLLHSDDTKHMLKAVEDLKGAKISYEDNGDTVVVQGFGGSLEACEEPLYLGNAGTAARFLTTLAALVNPTSKNDYVVLTGNARMQQRPIGPLVDSLRTNGSEIEYLKNEGCLPLKIDSKTSFKGGRIELAATVSSQYVSSILMCAPYAQEPVTLALMGGKPISQLYVDMTIKMMEKFGIKVTKSETEPFTYLIPKGKYVNPEEYVIESDASSATYPLAFAAMTGITVTVPNIGSESLQGDARFAIDVLKPMGCTVVQTATSTRVTGPAVGSLKPLNHVDMEPMTDAFLTACVVAAIAHDNDPNSENKTVIEGIANQRVKECNRIEAMATQLAKFGVNTKELPDGIEVYGLDNIEDLQLPKSVHSYDDHRVAMSFSLLAGMVNYNAKETSSPVKILERHCTGKTWPGWWDILHTELGAKLDGSVPSSSTTVDSKKSVVIIGMRAAGKTTISKWCASALGYKLIDLDDYFEEIHGNQTVKEFVNQNSWEDFRKEETRIFKDLISKHGNDGYVFSSGGGLVESPEAREALKIFAADDGIVLHLHRDIEETIVFLQSDPTRPAYVEEIRDVWNKREGWYNECSNFEFFAPHCSSETEFQNLRRIFDKYINKIMGNVVLGIPKQRSSFVCLTFEDLFEEVDNLALITAGCDAVEVRIDHLANYEPAFISKQLSILRIATDGLPIIFTIRTKKQGGKFPDEVYESMRHLFTLALKSGIDFIDMELTLPTDVQYHILNRKGHTKIIGSHHDFSGEYSWDDSEWETRYNQALSLDVDIIKFVGSALKFEDNLLLETFRNNHKAKPLIAINMRELGKISRVLNPILTPITSELLPNAAAPGQLTLREINKIYSTLGGFSPLNFYVVGSPIGHSRSPILHNTGYEILGLPHKFDKFETDSIEKVKSELLDGESNLGGLAVTIPLKLEIMKYLNDLTPAASTIGAINTIIPLGNGKFLGDNTDWLGIKNAFASNGVPENVNGAAGLVIGAGGTSRAAIYALHIMGCSKIYLLNRTATKLPSLKASFPENFNIIILNSVSDIEKEAKNIGVAVSCIPADKPIDIDLLGRLERFLSNGIHASFKPTLLEAAYKPAITPIMRLSKDKYKWETIPGSHLLVHQGVAQFERWTGFRAPFDPIFRAVTKD; encoded by the coding sequence ATGGTTCCGTTAGTTAAAGTTCCTATTTTGGGCAAAGAGAGTATCCACGTCGGTTACAATATCAGtggaaatattattagtaCCATTATTAATCATTGTAAATCTTCCACTTATGTAATTGTTAATGACGATAATATTCTAAAAGTTCCTTATTTCCAAGAATTTAGTGAGAACTTCGAAAGCAGTTTACCAGATGATGCTAGAGTGTTGAAATATGTTGTTACTCCAGGCGAAGCCTCGAAAAATAGACatacaaaagaagaaattgaagattaTTTGCTAAATGAAGGTTGCACTCGTGACACGGTCATCATTGCTGTAGGTGGTGGTGTCATTGGTGATATGTTAGGTTTTGTTGCCTCTACATTCATGAGAGGTGTCAGAGTTGTTCAGGTTCCAACTACTTTGTTATCGATGGTTGATTCTTCTATCGGTGGCAAAACAGCTGTGGATACTGAACTAGGTAAGAATTTCATTGGCGCATTTTGGCAACCAGAATTTGTTCTGGTAGATATTAAATGGTTGGAATCCTTACCGAAGAGAGAGTTCATCAATGGTATTGCAGAAGTTATCAAAACTGCTTGTATTTGGAATGCAGATGAGTTTCAGAGATTGGAAAACAATGCCAATGCTTTCTTGGACGTCGTTAACAAccaaaaaaagattaaagtTGAAAATAAGAACACTGGgaaaattgatgaaatttcaaacaCTAACATTGAATTGATTCTAGAACATACTTATAAATTAGTATTAGAAAGTATTAAAGTTAAAGCAGAAGTAGTCTCAGCTGATGAACGCGAATCGAGTTTaagaaatttattgaaCTTCGGTCATACAATTGGTCATGCGTATGAAGCAATCTTGACTCCACAAGCTTTGCACGGTGAATGTGTTTCCATCGGTATGATTAAAGAAGCTGAACTTTCAAGATATTGGGGTATTTTATCTCCAACCCAAGTCGTTCGTTtgacaaaaatattatctgcTTACGGATTACCAATCTCTCCAGATGAAAAATGGTTCAAAGAATTGACCATAAACAAAGAGACTCCCCTAGACACACTATTGAGTAAAATGAGTATAGATAAAAAGAACGATGGTTCGAAGAAAAAAAGCGTTATCTTAGAAAGCATAGGTAAATGTTACGGTAAATCTGCTCATGTTGTTAGTGACGAAGATCTaagatttattttaacTGATGAAGCTCTAGTCTATCCTTTTACCGCTTCTGAGAACAAGAAAGATCTAGTGATTACTCCACCAGGTTCAAAATCAATCTCAAACAGAGCTTTAATATTAGCTTCGTTAGGTGAAGGTACTTGTAGgattaaaaatttactaCATTCTGATGACACTAAACACATGTTAAAAGCTGTTGAAGATCTAAAAGGCgcaaaaatatcatatgAGGACAATGGTGATACAGTTGTGGTTCAAGGCTTTGGTGGTTCTTTAGAGGCTTGCGAAGAACCATTATACTTAGGTAATGCTGGTACTGCTGCTCGTTTCTTAACTACCCTTGCTGCTCTAGTTAATCCAACATCGAAAAATGATTATGTTGTATTAACGGGTAATGCTAGGATGCAACAAAGACCAATTGGCCCATTAGTGGATTCTCTTCGTACCAATGGTTCagaaattgaatatttaaagaatgaAGGTTGTTTACCACTAAAGATTGACAGCAAGACTTCTTTCAAAGGTGGTAGAATCGAATTAGCTGCCACTGTCTCCTCTCAATACGTATCTTCTATATTGATGTGTGCTCCATATGCTCAAGAGCCAGTTACCTTAGCTTTAATGGGTGGTAAGCCAATCTCTCAATTATACGTCGATATGACTATCAAAATGATGGAGAAATTCGGTATTAAGGTCACAAAGTCAGAAACAGAACCTTTCACTTATCTCATTCCAAAAGGTAAATATGTTAATCCAGAGGAATATGTCATTGAGAGTGATGCTTCAAGCGCTACCTATCCATTAGCTTTTGCTGCCATGACAGGCATAACTGTTACTGTTCCAAATATCGGTTCAGAATCGTTGCAAGGTGATGCAAGATTTGCTATAGACGTGTTAAAACCTATGGGCTGCACAGTTGTACAAACTGCAACATCTACACGTGTTACTGGCCCAGCAGTTGGCTCATTAAAACCTCTAAATCATGTTGACATGGAGCCAATGACTGACGCCTTTTTAACAGCCTGTGTAGTTGCTGCAATTGCACATGATAACGATCCTAACTCTGAAAACAAGACTGTTATAGAAGGTATTGCTAATCAAAGAGTGAAGGAATGCAACAGAATAGAAGCTATGGCTACCCAATTAGCTAAATTTGGTGTCAATACTAAAGAATTGCCAGATGGAATTGAAGTATATGGCCTTGATAATATTGAGGACCTACAGCTTCCAAAGTCTGTTCACAGTTATGATGACCATCGTGTTGCAATGAGTTTTTCATTACTTGCTGGTATGGTAAACTATAATGCTAAGGAAACAAGCAGTCCTGTTAAGATCCTAGAGAGACATTGTACTGGTAAAACATGGCCAGGTTGGTGGGATATCCTACACACTGAATTAGGTGCAAAATTAGATGGTTCTGTACCTTCCTCTAGTACAACTGTTGACTCCAAGAAAAGTGTTGTTATAATTGGCATGAGAGCTGCTGGTAAAACTACAATAAGTAAATGGTGTGCTTCAGCGTTAGGATATAAATTGATTGATTTAGATGATTATTTCGAAGAAATTCATGGTAATCAAACTGTAAAGGAATTTGTCAACCAAAATAGTTGGGAGGATTTCCGTAAAGAAGAAACtagaatttttaaagatttgaTTTCTAAGCATGGAAATGATGGTTATGTTTTCTCAAGTGGTGGTGGTTTAGTAGAGTCACCAGAAGCAAGAGAAgctttgaaaatatttgcTGCTGATGACGGTATTGTTCTTCATTTACACAGAGATATCGAAGAAACTATTGTTTTCCTACAAAGTGATCCGACAAGACCGGCATATGTAGAAGAAATCAGAGATGTTTGGAATAAGAGAGAGGGTTGGTACAACGAGTGctcaaattttgaattttttgcTCCACATTGTTCCAGTGAAACTGAATTCCAAAATTTAAGaagaatttttgataaatacattaacaaaataatgGGAAATGTAGTCTTGGGTATTCCAAAACAAAGATCATCTTTTGTATGTTTAACttttgaagatttatttgaagaGGTTGATAATCTAGCTCTTATCACTGCCGGTTGTGACGCTGTAGAAGTCAGAATTGATCATCTAGCAAACTATGAACCTGCTTTTATTTCTAAACAACTATCCATTTTAAGGATTGCTACGGACGGTTTACctattatttttaccaTTAGAACTAAGAAACAAGGTGGTAAATTTCCTGATGAAGTTTATGAGAGTATGAGACATTTGTTTACATTAGCTTTGAAATCAGGtattgattttattgaCATGGAGTTAACTTTACCAACCGATGTACAATATCATATCTTGAACAGAAAAGGTCATACAAAGATTATTGGTTCTCATCATGATTTCTCTGGTGAATATTCTTGGGATGATTCTGAATGGGAAACTAGATATAATCAAGCTTTGTCTCTTGATGTTGacataattaaatttgttggttctgcattaaaatttgaagataatttattgttagAGACATTCAGGAATAATCATAAAGCCAAACCTCTGATTGCAATCAATATGAGAGAGTTAGGTAAAATATCTCGTGTACTGAATCCAATTTTAACGCCAATTACTTCCGAATTGTTACCAAATGCGGCTGCCCCTGGTCAGCTAACATTAAGGGAAATCAATAAGATATACAGCACCCTTGGTGGGTTTTCAccattgaatttttatgtCGTTGGATCTCCTATTGGTCACTCAAGGTCTCCAATATTACATAACACTGGTTATGAAATACTAGGATTACCTCATAAATTCgataaatttgaaacagattcaattgaaaaagtgaaatctgaattattagatgGTGAATCTAATTTAGGAGGTTTGGCTGTTACTATTCCACTAAAACTggaaataatgaaatactTAAATGATCTAACCCCTGCTGCTAGTACCATCGGGGCTATTAACACCATTATTCCGTTAGGTAATGGCAAGTTTTTAGGTGATAATACCGATTGGCTAGGCATCAAAAATGCCTTTGCCTCTAACGGTGTCCCAGAAAACGTGAATGGTGCTGCTGGTCTAGTTATTGGTGCTGGTGGTACTTCTAGAGCTGCTATTTATGCGCTTCATATTATGGGTTGTTCTAAgatatatcttttaaacAGAACAGCTACTAAATTACCATCTTTAAAAGCATCTTTCCCTGAAAATTTCAAcattatcattttaaaCTCAGTATCAGACATTGAAAAAGAAGCCAAAAATATTGGTGTGGCTGTCTCGTGTATTCCAGCAGATAAACCAATCGATATCGATCTGTTAGGTAGATTAGAAAGATTCCTATCTAACGGTATCCATGCCTCATTCAAACCTACTCTTTTGGAAGCTGCTTATAAACCAGCGATTACTCCTATAATGAGACTCAGCAAAGATAAATACAAGTGGGAAACAATTCCAGGTTCTCACTTATTAGTTCATCAAGGTGTAGCTCAATTCGAAAGATGGACTGGATTTAGAGCTCCGTTTGATCCGATTTTTAGAGCTGTGACAAAGGATTAG
- the PCL6 gene encoding Pcl6p (similar to Saccharomyces cerevisiae PCL6 (YER059W) and PCL7 (YIL050W); ancestral locus Anc_7.240) encodes MVHNEMESSIRSPANDHMVTNPIKIPKSPNVNNINESGVDVYENSEGSYNNAVASGIRFNTCDVPTDNSVNSSPNEEYYNNVQVPDSTEVPEGSIKELGPISNSNDKETHPQLSDTQYIDNDNVNKQTTATNNGPPEKNTQDKKVVALADFAATPENIAEFQTDKLLDMLSTLLDKIVLSNDRLHINTMDNTIDEHIDSTIIKPVSCFRGKHVPQISLEQYFQRIQKYCPITNDVFLSLLVYFDRISKKCNNINLEKENVISNDADESQNNVKQMKDENNSSIVKPQVFVMDSFNIHRLIITAVTVSTKFFSDLFYSNSRYARVGGISLQELNHLELQFLILCDFQLMISVEELQRYAGLLTKFWCNNNTGNDNNNGNETNNDRK; translated from the coding sequence ATGGTTCATAATGAAATGGAATCTTCAATACGAAGTCCCGCAAATGATCATATGGTTACTAATCCAATCAAGATACCGAAAAGCCCTAATGTTaacaatataaatgaatCAGGGGTCGATGTGTATGAGAATAGTGAGGGTAGTTATAACAACGCCGTTGCATCGGGTATCCGCTTTAATACTTGTGATGTACCTACAGATAACAGTGTGAATAGTAGTCcaaatgaagaatattacaataatgTACAAGTTCCTGATTCTACTGAAGTGCCAGAAGGATCAATAAAAGAGTTAGGCccaatttcaaattctaaTGATAAGGAAACACATCCTCAGCTTTCTGATACACAATACATcgataatgataatgtCAATAAGCAAACTACAGCAACAAATAATGGACCTCCTGAAAAAAATACCCAAGATAAAAAAGTTGTAGCTCTAGCTGATTTTGCAGCTACTCCTGAAAACATTGCAGAATTTCAAACCGATAAACTGCTTGATATGTTGAGTACTTTATTGGATAAAATCGTTTTGTCAAATGATAGACTACATATCAATACCATGGATAATACAATTGATGAACATATTGATTCAACCATAATTAAGCCTGTATCATGTTTCAGAGGTAAGCATGTTCCACAGATAAGTTTGGAACAGtattttcaaagaattCAAAAGTATTGTCCAATCACTAACGATGTCTTTCTGTCTTTGTTAGTATATTTTGATAGAATCTCaaaaaaatgtaataatattaatttagaGAAAGAAAATGTAATAAGTAATGATGCAGATGAATCTCAAAATAACGTCAAACAAATGaaagatgaaaataacAGCAGCATTGTAAAACCACAGGTGTTTGTAATGGACtcatttaatattcatAGATTAATTATTACAGCAGTGACTGTAAGTACTAAATTCTTTAGTGACCTATTTTACAGTAACTCAAGATATGCAAGAGTTGGAGGGATATCTCTTCAAGAGTTAAATCATTTAGAAttacaatttttgataCTTTGTGATTTTCAGTTGATGATCTCTGTTGAGGAACTTCAAAGGTATGCTGGTCTACTTACAAAATTTTGGtgcaataataatactggcaatgacaataataatggtaatgAAACTAATAATGATAGGAAGTAA
- the CHA4 gene encoding Cha4p (similar to Saccharomyces cerevisiae CHA4 (YLR098C); ancestral locus Anc_8.283) codes for MSPEGFRVTKTPRKLACQNCRKRRRKCNFLIPCSNCIKFQTDCVAVNEDLRKTRYTASYVKSLEEKIAYLESNLTESDTKEKTIDDIKLLNSSISLATASSASLLNVPKRDKKEVKNEYNLVENPLRSSSIYPMHSLSISKPFTSIEFKQTQTNLKNLTRSTAIMRSLSFFFKWLYPAHYFFIHRETFLSSFFGDTNTKSYYCSEELVFAMSALGAKLVKSDDELYGRSTEFYQTSKSIVLKKVFQLEDSSFADSTPSSKLAIIQTLLCLAFYDIGNGENPMAWYLSGLAFRIAHEIGLQLDPDAWSNVYENDLSKIDFEVRSRIYWGCYIADHMISILFGRTTTLKLSNSTVPETDELPEIETGIEDYIYDPTKILSMAYPLRKLIVLSRITEIFASKIFSHTNSMIQKSQYLSKFNLEMYNWKSDLSPEMVWTKQKIIESEKFNPTIAYMWYHYHLVLISYNKPYIFDFPHSRHLIEESIEELYHSLTLWKKSFGTFEKCNLYMIYTAILALQCMNTELIKGDHRMEFKSFLGSDTLHYDLAKKVLDKEVNTDELLGTLSHGTNFALEYNFDFTLLNEIDTLIGSTDTG; via the coding sequence ATGTCGCCTGAAGGTTTCCGAGTGACTAAGACTCCAAGGAAGTTAGCATGTCAGAACTGTCGTAAGAGAAGAAGGAAGTGTAACTTTCTAATTCCATGTTCGAACTGTATCAAATTTCAGACGGATTGTGTTGCAGTAAATGAAGATTTGAGAAAGACAAGATATACTGCCTCGTACGTTAAGTCactagaagaaaaaattgcATATTTAGAGTCCAATCTAACAGAGAGTGATACAAAGGAGAAAACTATTGATGATATCAAACTTCTTAATTCATCTATTTCTCTTGCCACAGCTTCATCTGCCTCGTTGTTGAACGTACCGAAAAGAGATAAGAAGGAGGTGAAGAACGAATACAATTTGGTTGAAAATCCATTAAGAAGTAGTAGTATTTATCCAATGCattcattatcaatatcaaaaccATTTACATCAATAGAATTTAAGCAGACACAAACAAACTTGAAAAATTTGACAAGGAGCACTGCAATAATGAGatcattatcttttttctttaaatggTTATATCCTGCTCATTACTTCTTTATCCACAGAGAAACATTTCTAAGTTCATTTTTTGGTGACACTAATACAAAGAGCTACTACTGCTCTGAGGAGTTAGTATTTGCAATGTCTGCACTAGGTGCAAAACTGGTTAAGAGTGATGATGAGCTTTATGGCCGTTCAACAGAATTTTATCAAACCTCTAAATCCattgttttgaaaaagGTTTTTCAACTTGAAGACTCATCTTTTGCAGATTCTACTCCATCTTCCAAATTAGCAATTATACAAACTTTATTATGTTTGGCATTTTATGATATTGGTAATGGGGAAAACCCAATGGCGTGGTATTTATCCGGTTTAGCATTTAGAATCGCTCATGAAATAGGTCTTCAATTGGATCCTGATGCTTGGAGTAACGTttatgaaaatgatttatctAAGATTGACTTTGAAGTTAGAAGTAGGATATATTGGGGCTGTTATATTGCTGATCATATGATATCAATCTTATTTGGAAGAACAACAACTTTAAAATTGTCGAATTCGACTGTTCCTGAAACAGATGAATTGCCGGAGATAGAAACTGGTATAGAAGATTATATTTATGATCCTACAAAAATACTTTCTATGGCTTACCCATTACGAAAATTAATTGTTCTTTCGAGAATTACTGAAATTTTTGccagtaaaatatttagcCATACAAACAGTATGATTCAAAAATCACAATATCTATCGAAGTTTAATTTAGAAATGTATAATTGGAAATCTGATTTATCACCAGAAATGGTCTGgacaaaacaaaaaataatagaatcaGAAAAGTTTAATCCAACAATTGCATATATGTGgtatcattatcatctcGTTTTGATATCATACAACAAAccatatatttttgattttccACACAGTAGACATTTAATTGAGGAgtcaattgaagaattatatCATAGTTTAACACTTTGGAAGAAATCTTTTGGTACTTTTGAAAAGTGCAACCTTTACATGATTTATACGGCCATTTTAGCTTTACAATGTATGAATACTGAGCTCATTAAAGGGGATCATAGAATGgaatttaaaagttttttGGGTTCTGATACATTGCACTACGATTTAGCCAAAAAAGTTCTTGATAAAGAAGTAAACAcagatgaattattagGTACGCTTTCCCATGGTACAAATTTTGCattagaatataattttgatttcaCATTACTAAATGAAATCGATACATTGATCGGAAGCACAGATACTGGCTAA
- the SWF1 gene encoding palmitoyltransferase SWF1 (similar to Saccharomyces cerevisiae SWF1 (YDR126W); ancestral locus Anc_8.286), with the protein MWFQVICLVVLQVTLLLLSPFLKNRWPFSVYYRRLYVPYLKDVNSYKWKYHVVPGFYFSIYLYLVYCYYAKVEYLIVNHLNLFERGILLPLLIVLTPSFGILTMVTKPINIHGNGISQHDKLKNKFPFDNIIYHSGNVCSTCNIEKPARSKHCNICGTCILLQDHHCIWVNNCIGLGNYKYFFMFLLLNTISLSYAFLRLLHITLSKPDVPKSKNILALCILTGSFSVICGVFFYLQMKQVNNGMTTNETDKWYAVQELMREGKLIKSEDNNWFALSTEDAPDSPSQVYSTNFYDNKTYKISNDYHIVKDASEIPNVYDRGTFLDNLKGFCNE; encoded by the coding sequence atgtgGTTTCAAGTTATCTGTTTAGTTGTTCTTCAAGTAACTTTATTGCTACTTTCaccatttttaaagaatagATGGCCTTTTTCGGTGTATTATAGAAGACTCTACGTTCCTTATTTGAAGGACGTTAATTCATACAAATGGAAATACCATGTAGTGCCAGGTTTTTATTTCTCCATCTATTTATACTTGGTTTATTGTTACTATGCAAAAGTGGAATATCTAATTGTTaatcatttgaatttatttgaaagagGTATACTTCTTCCATTACTGATCGTTTTGACTCCAAGTTTTGGGATACTTACAATGGTAACGAAACCGATTAACATCCATGGCAATGGGATTTCTCAacatgataaattaaagaacaAATTTCcatttgataatataatatatcatAGTGGTAACGTTTGCAGTACGTGTAATATCGAAAAGCCAGCTAGGTCAAAACATTGTAACATCTGCGGAACCTGCATACTTTTACAAGATCACCATTGCATATGGGTGAACAATTGCATAGGTTTAGGGAATTACAAGTATTTTTTCATGTTTCTGTTGTTAAACacaatatcattatcatatGCTTTTCTAAGATTGTTGCATATTACTTTATCAAAACCCGATGTTCCTAAATCGAAGAACATCCTAGCATTATGTATACTGACTGGCAGTTTTTCAGTGATATGCGGTgtatttttctatttacAAATGAAGCAAGTCAACAATGGCATGACCACCAATGAAACAGACAAGTGGTATGCCGTTCAGGAACTTATGAGAGAAGGGAAATTGATCAAGTCAGAGGACAACAACTGGTTTGCATTGTCCACTGAAGACGCTCCAGATTCTCCATCGCAAGTATACAGTACAAACTTCTACGATAATAAAACATACAAAATCTCAAATGATTACCATATTGTAAAGGATGCCTCTGAGATACCGAACGTATATGACAGAGGAACATTTCTTGACAATTTAAAAGGATTCTGTAATGAATGA
- the HMF1 gene encoding putative isoleucine biosynthesis protein HMF1 (similar to Saccharomyces cerevisiae HMF1 (YER057C) and MMF1 (YIL051C); ancestral locus Anc_7.238) — protein sequence MLKNTFFKSPLSRTLTTLTPVATKLSPPAAASYSQAMKANNLVFVSGQIPYTKDNVPVKGSISDKTEQVFQNVKNILDASNSSFDKVIKVNVFLADINNFKEFNEVYAKYFNTHKPARSCVAVAALPLGCDLEMEVIAAEND from the coding sequence atgttaaaaaatactttCTTCAAATCACCTCTATCTAGAACTTTGACTACTTTGACTCCTGTCGCTACAAAGCTGTCTCCTCCAGCAGCTGCTTCTTACTCCCAGGCTATGAAGGCTAACAACCTTGTCTTTGTCTCCGGTCAAATTCCATACACTAAGGATAATGTTCCAGTTAAAGGCTCTATTAGTGATAAGACTGAACAAGTCTTCcaaaatgttaaaaacaTCCTAGATGCTTCAAACTCCTCTTTTGACAAAGTCATTAAAGTCAATGTCTTTTTAGCTGatattaacaatttcaaagaGTTCAATGAAGTTTACgcaaaatatttcaacaCTCACAAACCCGCAAGATCTTGTGTTGCCGTCGCTGCTTTACCTTTAGGTTGTGACCTAGAGATGGAAGTTATCGCTGCTGAAAACGATTAG